The following proteins are co-located in the Microbacterium sp. SORGH_AS_0888 genome:
- the mfd gene encoding transcription-repair coupling factor → MTVPGIVRALAQSPTFDDALRMAALDAGFSVPGALDAPLLAALLERRRTQGEPPALLLIAPTGRRTDTLGPALEALLPGAEVLHFPAWETLPHERLSPSAETVGRRLEVLRRVAAWDARTPLVVTASVRGAIQPIVAGLADVPVIDLAAGERGHELDEVIAALVERAYHRVDMVSRRGEFAVRGGILDVFPPTADHPYRVEFFGDEVDQIRAFSVADQRSLPGEIARIELLPSRELLLTAEVRERAAALVGTFPALAGMLERMSQGIPVDGMESLTPALVDRLVTLVDCLPEGTAVAVVDPERAQTRASTLADTNREFLEAAWSAAVAGADTPVDLGAGDFVTLDALHDAAAARRDVWWTLSAFDSGSADAAELGLVDDDGVRVEATSVPSFAGNVDGATGLVGDLLQGGWRVVVTAAGAGLADRARDVLAERGIAARRVDQIETPPEPGVALVVVSPLERGFQAPGARLAVVTESEFYGRTVAGDTRAVKKLASRRRNVVDPMQLKPGDIVVHATHGIGRFLELVQREVSSGGRNPVKSMREYLVLEYAPSKRGHPGDKLFVPTDQLDLLSRYVGGEAPVLSKMGGSDWAAAKGKARKAVRDIAVELVKLYSARMAAKGHAFGPDTPWQRELEEAFPFAETPDQLQTIDEIKADMEKPVPMDRLLSGDVGFGKTEVAVRAAFKAIQDGKQVAMLVPTTLLVKQHLDTFAERFAGFPVKVRALSRFQTDKEAREIVAGLADGTIDMVIGTHRILTEKVLFKDLGLMIIDEEQRFGVEHKDALKKLKTGVDILAMSATPIPRTLEMAVTGIREMSTLATPPEDRHPILSYVGPRNDKQIAAAIRRELLREGQVFFVHNRVQSIQRVAAQLAELVPEARIAVAHGQMGEHQLEQVVDDFWERRADVLVSTTIIETGLDISNANTIIIDRADKYGLSQLHQLRGRVGRGRERAYAYFLYDETKPLSETAADRLETIAVNNDLGSGMQVALKDLELRGAGNLLGAEQAGHIAGVGFDLYLRMIGEAVATFRGEDAEGPAELRLELPVQARLPESYIDSERLRLEAYQKLSAAASVTAKDDAIDLVVEEFTDRYGALPAEAEGLVRMARLRRRAAQAGLTDVVAMGPNLRVAPANLADSMRVRLQRLYPKAKLVASGEAVVVPLPTAGGEPVSDADLIAWTAQLLDQLWPVPVATEASTSLRATEASSP, encoded by the coding sequence GTGACTGTTCCCGGGATCGTGCGCGCCCTCGCGCAGTCGCCCACCTTCGACGACGCCCTCCGTATGGCCGCGCTTGACGCCGGCTTCTCCGTGCCGGGTGCCCTCGACGCGCCCCTCCTCGCAGCTCTCCTCGAGCGGCGGCGCACGCAGGGCGAGCCGCCGGCGCTTCTGCTGATCGCTCCGACCGGCCGGCGCACCGACACGCTCGGTCCCGCGCTCGAGGCTCTCCTGCCGGGCGCCGAGGTGCTGCACTTCCCCGCGTGGGAGACCCTCCCGCACGAGCGGCTGAGCCCGAGCGCCGAGACCGTCGGACGGCGACTCGAGGTGCTGCGCCGCGTCGCCGCGTGGGACGCGCGCACACCGCTCGTGGTCACGGCCTCCGTCCGCGGGGCGATCCAGCCGATCGTGGCGGGGCTCGCCGACGTCCCGGTCATCGACCTCGCCGCCGGCGAACGCGGGCACGAGCTCGACGAGGTCATCGCGGCGCTGGTCGAGCGCGCGTACCACCGGGTCGACATGGTCTCGCGCCGCGGCGAGTTCGCGGTGCGCGGCGGCATCCTCGACGTCTTCCCGCCGACCGCCGACCACCCCTACCGCGTCGAGTTCTTCGGCGACGAGGTCGATCAGATCCGCGCGTTCTCCGTCGCCGACCAGCGGTCGCTGCCGGGCGAGATCGCTCGGATAGAGCTGCTGCCGAGCCGCGAGCTGCTGCTGACGGCCGAGGTGCGGGAGCGGGCGGCCGCGCTCGTCGGCACCTTTCCCGCGCTCGCGGGGATGCTCGAGCGGATGTCGCAGGGCATCCCCGTCGACGGCATGGAGTCTCTCACCCCGGCCCTCGTCGACCGGCTCGTGACCCTCGTGGACTGCCTCCCCGAAGGCACGGCCGTGGCCGTCGTCGACCCGGAGCGCGCCCAGACCCGTGCGAGCACCCTCGCCGACACGAACCGCGAGTTCCTCGAGGCGGCCTGGAGCGCCGCGGTCGCGGGAGCCGACACCCCGGTCGACCTCGGGGCCGGCGACTTCGTGACCCTCGACGCGCTGCACGATGCCGCCGCCGCACGACGGGACGTCTGGTGGACCCTGTCGGCGTTCGACTCCGGGTCGGCGGATGCGGCCGAGCTCGGGCTCGTGGACGACGACGGCGTGCGGGTGGAGGCGACATCCGTGCCCTCCTTCGCGGGCAACGTCGACGGCGCGACCGGCCTGGTCGGCGACCTGCTCCAGGGCGGCTGGCGCGTCGTCGTGACCGCGGCCGGCGCGGGGCTGGCCGACCGCGCGCGCGACGTCCTGGCGGAGCGCGGCATCGCCGCCCGCCGGGTCGACCAGATCGAGACGCCGCCCGAGCCGGGTGTCGCGCTCGTCGTCGTCTCGCCGCTCGAGCGCGGCTTCCAGGCGCCGGGCGCGCGGCTCGCTGTCGTCACCGAGTCCGAGTTCTACGGGCGCACGGTCGCGGGCGACACGAGGGCGGTCAAGAAGCTCGCCTCGCGCCGGCGCAACGTCGTCGATCCGATGCAGCTCAAGCCCGGCGACATCGTCGTGCATGCGACCCACGGCATCGGACGATTCCTCGAGCTCGTGCAGCGCGAGGTCTCCTCGGGGGGACGCAACCCGGTCAAGAGCATGCGGGAGTACCTCGTGCTGGAGTACGCGCCCTCCAAGCGCGGGCATCCGGGTGACAAGCTCTTCGTCCCGACCGACCAGCTCGACCTGCTCTCCCGCTACGTCGGCGGCGAGGCGCCGGTGCTGTCCAAGATGGGCGGGAGCGACTGGGCGGCGGCGAAGGGCAAGGCCCGCAAGGCCGTGCGCGACATCGCGGTCGAGCTCGTGAAGCTCTACTCCGCGCGCATGGCGGCGAAGGGACACGCCTTCGGACCGGACACGCCGTGGCAGCGCGAGCTGGAGGAGGCGTTCCCCTTCGCCGAGACCCCGGACCAGCTCCAGACGATCGACGAGATCAAGGCCGACATGGAGAAGCCGGTCCCGATGGATCGGCTGCTGTCGGGGGATGTCGGCTTCGGCAAGACCGAGGTCGCCGTGCGCGCCGCGTTCAAAGCGATCCAGGACGGCAAGCAGGTCGCGATGCTCGTGCCGACGACCCTCCTGGTCAAGCAGCACCTCGACACCTTCGCCGAGCGGTTCGCCGGGTTCCCCGTCAAGGTGCGGGCGCTGTCGCGCTTCCAGACCGACAAGGAGGCGCGCGAGATCGTCGCCGGCCTCGCCGACGGCACGATCGACATGGTCATCGGCACCCACCGGATCCTCACCGAGAAGGTGCTGTTCAAGGACCTCGGGCTCATGATCATCGACGAGGAGCAGCGTTTCGGCGTCGAGCACAAGGACGCGCTGAAGAAGCTGAAGACGGGTGTCGACATCCTCGCCATGAGCGCGACCCCCATCCCGCGCACGCTCGAGATGGCGGTCACCGGCATCCGCGAGATGTCGACGCTCGCGACGCCGCCCGAGGACCGGCATCCGATCCTGTCCTACGTCGGACCCCGCAACGACAAGCAGATCGCCGCGGCGATCCGGCGCGAGCTGCTGCGCGAGGGACAGGTGTTCTTCGTGCACAACCGAGTGCAGTCGATCCAGCGCGTCGCCGCCCAGCTCGCCGAGCTCGTGCCCGAGGCGCGTATCGCCGTCGCTCACGGGCAGATGGGGGAGCATCAGCTCGAACAGGTCGTCGACGACTTCTGGGAGCGGCGGGCGGACGTGCTCGTCTCGACGACCATCATCGAGACCGGCCTCGACATCTCGAACGCCAACACGATCATCATCGACCGCGCCGACAAGTATGGGCTCAGCCAGCTGCATCAGCTGCGCGGCCGTGTGGGGCGCGGTCGGGAGCGGGCGTACGCGTACTTCCTCTACGACGAGACGAAGCCGCTGAGCGAGACGGCGGCCGATCGACTCGAGACGATCGCGGTCAACAACGACCTCGGAAGCGGCATGCAGGTCGCGCTGAAGGACCTCGAGCTGCGCGGCGCGGGCAACCTCCTGGGGGCCGAGCAGGCGGGCCACATCGCCGGAGTCGGCTTCGATCTCTACCTGCGGATGATCGGCGAGGCCGTGGCGACCTTCCGCGGCGAGGATGCGGAGGGCCCCGCCGAGCTGCGTCTGGAGCTGCCGGTGCAGGCGCGCCTTCCGGAGTCGTACATCGACAGCGAGAGGCTGCGGCTGGAGGCCTACCAGAAGCTGTCGGCCGCGGCATCCGTGACCGCGAAGGACGACGCGATCGATCTCGTCGTCGAGGAGTTCACCGACCGGTACGGCGCTCTGCCGGCGGAGGCCGAAGGCCTCGTGCGGATGGCGCGGCTGCGGCGGCGCGCCGCGCAGGCCGGGCTGACGGATGTCGTGGCGATGGGGCCGAACCTTCGGGTGGCGCCGGCGAACCTGGCCGACTCCATGCGCGTGCGGCTGCAGCGCCTGTATCCGAAGGCGAAGCTCGTGGCGTCGGGGGAGGCGGTCGTGGTGCCGCTGCCCACCGCGGGGGGCGAGCCCGTGTCCGACGCCGATCTCATCGCATGGACGGCGCAGCTGCTCGACCAGCTGTGGCCGGTTCCGGTCGCGACCGAGGCGTCGACGTCGCTGCGCGCGACAGAAGCGAGCAGTCCGTGA
- the pth gene encoding aminoacyl-tRNA hydrolase, translating to MTLTWIVLGLGNPGPQYEKTRHNIGQLVVDELAARRSETFRAHKANARVVETRLRPGGDRLILAKANTFMNVSGGPAANLARFYDVPAERLVVVHDELDIPFDTIKLKVGGGHGGHNGVRDVAKALGTPEFPRVRVGIGRPPGRQDPADWVLDPFSASDRKALPSLVSDAADAVELLVDEGMLAAQQRWHAPR from the coding sequence ATGACGCTGACGTGGATCGTGCTGGGGCTCGGCAACCCCGGGCCGCAGTACGAGAAGACCCGCCACAACATCGGCCAGCTCGTGGTCGATGAGCTCGCCGCCCGCCGGTCCGAGACCTTCCGCGCGCACAAGGCCAACGCGCGCGTCGTCGAGACGCGGCTGCGCCCCGGGGGCGACCGGCTCATCCTCGCGAAGGCCAACACGTTCATGAACGTGTCCGGGGGACCGGCGGCGAACCTCGCGCGGTTCTACGACGTGCCCGCGGAGCGCCTGGTCGTCGTCCACGACGAGCTCGACATCCCCTTCGACACGATCAAGCTGAAGGTCGGGGGCGGGCACGGCGGCCACAACGGCGTCCGGGATGTCGCGAAGGCGCTCGGCACGCCCGAGTTCCCCCGCGTGCGCGTCGGCATCGGACGCCCGCCCGGTCGGCAGGACCCGGCCGACTGGGTGCTCGACCCCTTCAGCGCGTCCGACCGCAAGGCCCTGCCCTCGCTCGTGTCGGATGCGGCGGACGCCGTCGAGCTGCTCGTGGACGAGGGCATGCTCGCCGCGCAGCAGCGGTGGCACGCTCCGCGCTGA
- the gndA gene encoding NADP-dependent phosphogluconate dehydrogenase: MPDTPQPTATANIGVVGLAVMGSNLARNLASREGNTVAVFNRSRSKTDELVAAHPEAGFVPAFSYEEFAASLQKPRTAIIMVKAGGPTDAVIDELMAVFEPGDIIIDGGNALFTDTIRREKAVGERGFNFVGMGVSGGEEGALLGPSLMPGGPDEAWATLGPILRSIAAVAEGEPCVTHVGHDGAGHFVKMVHNGIEYADMQLIAEAYDLIRRGTGSSPAEIAEIFAEWNRGELESYLIEITAEVLRQTDAASGLPLVDVIVDEAGAKGTGAWTVQTALDLGVPVSGIAEATFARSLSSHREQRDVAGSLPGPADEAFTVEDPQVFIEQVRLALYASKIVAYSQGFDEIRAGAAQYGWNIDLGAISRIWRGGCIIRAQFLNRIADAYAAEPELPVLLTAPYFVEALGRAQDAWRHIVATAAAAGIPAPAFGSSLAYYDGLRARRLPAALIQGQRDFFGAHTYRRTDKDGTFHTLWSGDRTEIEAADTH, translated from the coding sequence GTGCCCGACACCCCTCAGCCCACCGCGACCGCCAACATCGGAGTGGTCGGCCTCGCCGTGATGGGCTCCAACCTGGCCCGCAACCTCGCGTCCCGCGAGGGCAACACGGTCGCCGTCTTCAACCGCAGCCGCAGCAAGACCGACGAGCTCGTCGCCGCCCACCCCGAGGCCGGCTTCGTCCCCGCCTTCTCCTACGAGGAGTTCGCCGCGAGCCTGCAGAAGCCGCGTACGGCGATCATCATGGTCAAGGCCGGCGGCCCTACGGATGCTGTCATCGACGAGCTGATGGCCGTGTTCGAGCCGGGTGACATCATCATCGACGGCGGCAACGCGCTGTTCACCGACACGATCCGCCGCGAGAAGGCCGTGGGCGAGCGCGGCTTCAACTTCGTCGGCATGGGCGTCTCCGGCGGCGAGGAGGGCGCCCTCCTCGGCCCCTCGCTCATGCCGGGCGGCCCGGACGAGGCCTGGGCGACGCTCGGGCCGATCCTGCGCTCGATCGCCGCGGTCGCCGAGGGCGAGCCCTGCGTCACGCACGTCGGCCACGACGGCGCGGGTCACTTCGTGAAGATGGTCCACAACGGCATCGAGTACGCCGACATGCAGCTCATCGCCGAGGCGTACGACCTCATCCGCCGCGGCACCGGCTCCTCCCCGGCCGAGATCGCCGAGATCTTCGCCGAGTGGAACCGGGGCGAGCTGGAGTCCTACCTCATCGAGATCACCGCGGAGGTGCTCCGCCAGACGGATGCGGCCAGCGGCCTGCCCCTCGTGGACGTCATCGTCGACGAGGCCGGCGCCAAGGGGACGGGCGCCTGGACGGTGCAGACCGCCCTCGACCTCGGGGTTCCCGTCTCGGGCATCGCGGAGGCGACGTTCGCGCGTTCGCTGTCGAGCCACCGCGAGCAGCGGGATGTCGCGGGCTCCCTGCCCGGCCCGGCCGACGAGGCGTTCACGGTCGAGGACCCGCAGGTCTTCATCGAGCAGGTACGGCTCGCGCTGTACGCCTCGAAGATCGTCGCGTACAGCCAAGGCTTCGACGAGATCCGTGCGGGCGCCGCCCAGTACGGCTGGAACATCGATCTGGGAGCGATCAGCCGGATCTGGCGAGGCGGCTGCATCATCCGCGCCCAGTTCCTCAACCGCATCGCCGACGCGTACGCGGCCGAGCCCGAGCTCCCCGTGCTCCTCACCGCGCCCTACTTCGTCGAGGCGCTCGGCCGCGCTCAGGACGCCTGGCGGCACATCGTGGCGACGGCGGCGGCCGCCGGCATCCCCGCCCCCGCGTTCGGCTCCTCGCTCGCCTACTACGACGGGCTCCGCGCTCGGCGGCTGCCGGCGGCCCTCATCCAGGGGCAGCGCGACTTCTTCGGCGCGCACACCTACCGCCGCACGGACAAGGACGGCACCTTCCACACCCTGTGGTCGGGCGACCGCACCGAGATCGAGGCGGCCGACACCCACTGA
- a CDS encoding DUF2079 domain-containing protein yields MLIGFTTAIIASIAARPLGPWAGAAVGIVFAAAWGVQGLAVFDFHEVAFALPFLALSYGALVRRHERAAVLWALPLMLVKEDSVFLLLGIVLVLLWRRRWRLAAALAVFAVASFAFIVGVFIPAVSYYGRYTYWSSSAAAKGDMVATAWSALTTSMMSGAAPLLLLVLLLPTLGVALRSPLLLGVLPPLAARLTAPHAEYWGLDLHYNGAVMVVIMLAFVDGLRGLRPSSVPKVLTAAVAVTVVLATAGPVARLVTALSRPCEPVDRCASVVIPKVLGHVPDGARVAAADYAAAYLVDRTQVFGLHEDIRDSAGGQIYPEYVVLDRIHDDGWQNAWVNAVGPTQIDHRFMGEALNLVTPNPYDIAVFAVRYP; encoded by the coding sequence GTGCTGATCGGCTTCACGACGGCGATCATCGCCTCCATCGCGGCTCGTCCGCTCGGTCCGTGGGCAGGTGCCGCCGTCGGCATCGTCTTCGCCGCAGCGTGGGGCGTGCAGGGGCTGGCCGTGTTCGACTTCCACGAAGTCGCCTTCGCGCTTCCGTTCCTGGCGTTGTCGTACGGCGCCCTGGTGCGGCGACACGAGCGCGCCGCGGTGCTCTGGGCGCTACCCCTCATGCTGGTCAAAGAGGACTCGGTGTTCCTCCTGCTCGGCATCGTGCTCGTGCTGCTGTGGCGTCGCAGATGGAGGCTGGCCGCCGCGCTCGCGGTCTTCGCCGTCGCATCGTTCGCGTTCATCGTGGGGGTGTTCATCCCCGCAGTGAGCTACTACGGCCGGTACACCTATTGGTCCTCCAGCGCGGCGGCCAAGGGCGACATGGTCGCCACCGCGTGGTCGGCCCTCACCACCAGCATGATGTCAGGGGCGGCGCCTCTCCTGCTTCTCGTGCTGCTCCTGCCGACGCTGGGAGTCGCGCTACGGTCTCCGCTTCTGCTCGGCGTTCTGCCGCCGCTCGCTGCCCGGCTGACGGCGCCGCATGCGGAGTACTGGGGGCTCGATCTCCACTACAACGGCGCGGTCATGGTCGTCATCATGCTCGCGTTCGTGGACGGCCTGCGAGGCCTTCGTCCATCATCCGTGCCGAAGGTCCTGACCGCAGCAGTGGCCGTGACGGTCGTGCTCGCCACGGCAGGACCGGTGGCGCGGCTCGTCACCGCTCTGAGTCGGCCCTGCGAGCCCGTGGACAGATGCGCGAGCGTCGTGATCCCGAAAGTCCTGGGGCACGTTCCCGACGGTGCGAGAGTCGCGGCCGCTGACTACGCGGCGGCGTATCTGGTGGATCGGACGCAGGTGTTCGGGCTTCACGAGGACATTCGCGACAGCGCGGGAGGACAGATCTATCCGGAGTACGTGGTGCTCGACCGTATCCACGACGACGGCTGGCAGAACGCATGGGTCAACGCCGTCGGTCCGACGCAGATCGACCATCGGTTCATGGGAGAGGCGCTGAACCTGGTGACACCGAATCCCTACGACATCGCGGTCTTCGCGGTGCGTTATCCCTGA
- a CDS encoding DUF2079 domain-containing protein, whose protein sequence is MYSGVSMHRFWNMEAGVDLAIFTQAAQRYAQFEWPWSEIKAAWGFNLLGDHFSPILAVLGPIYAMVPHAWVLLIVQAC, encoded by the coding sequence GTGTACAGCGGCGTGTCCATGCACCGCTTCTGGAACATGGAAGCCGGGGTCGATCTGGCGATCTTCACACAGGCGGCTCAGCGCTACGCACAGTTCGAATGGCCGTGGTCGGAGATCAAGGCGGCCTGGGGATTCAACCTGCTCGGTGATCACTTCTCGCCCATTCTCGCGGTGCTCGGGCCGATCTACGCGATGGTGCCGCACGCGTGGGTGCTGCTCATCGTCCAGGCGTGCTGA
- a CDS encoding FadR/GntR family transcriptional regulator, producing MRASDAGGSVHEVLVERLGAAIVHGEHAPGARLITAELGSDSGASRSAAREAVRVLESLGLVRVRRRSGVEVRPASEWNVYAPEVIRWRLGGPDRLRQLHELSQLRGAIEPLAARLAASEASEEQRRELTEAVAQMRRNAHAADQQAYLDADIRFHRTLLAASGNPMLAALDEVVASVLVGRTQHALMPHDADSEAVRLHRDVAFAVAGGDGDAAATAMAQIVSEADLAVQVMGEVGDPTRVG from the coding sequence ATGCGCGCGTCCGATGCCGGCGGTTCCGTCCACGAGGTGCTCGTGGAGCGTCTCGGCGCCGCGATCGTCCACGGCGAGCACGCACCGGGTGCGCGGCTGATCACGGCGGAGCTCGGCTCCGACTCCGGCGCCTCACGCAGCGCCGCGCGCGAGGCTGTGCGCGTCCTCGAGTCGCTCGGGCTGGTGCGGGTGCGACGTCGCTCCGGGGTCGAGGTCCGCCCGGCATCGGAGTGGAACGTGTATGCGCCCGAGGTGATCCGCTGGCGCCTCGGCGGGCCCGACCGGCTGCGTCAGCTGCACGAGCTCAGCCAGCTCCGGGGGGCGATCGAGCCGCTCGCCGCGCGGCTGGCCGCATCCGAGGCCAGCGAGGAGCAGCGGCGTGAGCTCACCGAGGCGGTGGCGCAGATGCGCCGCAACGCGCACGCCGCCGATCAGCAGGCCTACCTGGATGCCGACATCCGGTTCCACCGCACGCTGCTCGCGGCGTCGGGCAACCCCATGCTCGCTGCCCTCGACGAGGTCGTCGCCTCGGTGCTCGTCGGGCGCACGCAGCACGCCCTCATGCCGCACGATGCCGACTCCGAGGCGGTGCGGCTGCACCGCGACGTGGCGTTCGCCGTCGCCGGGGGCGACGGCGACGCCGCAGCCACGGCGATGGCGCAGATCGTGTCGGAGGCCGACCTGGCCGTGCAGGTCATGGGGGAGGTCGGCGACCCCACCCGTGTGGGGTGA
- a CDS encoding gluconokinase, whose translation MNVSAPVLVFMGVAGTGKSTVAALLAGRLGWPFQEGDDLHPAENVAKMAAGHPLTDEDRWPWLDRVAGWIDDRIAAGEPGIITCSALRRAYRDVLRRDAVTFVHFTGDQALVRERMSRREGHFMPTALLDSQFAALEPLEQDEQAVLVDIDATPEEQAAYIASVLRLIPS comes from the coding sequence ATGAACGTCTCCGCTCCCGTCCTCGTGTTCATGGGCGTCGCCGGCACCGGAAAGTCGACGGTCGCCGCTCTGCTGGCCGGTCGTCTGGGCTGGCCCTTCCAGGAGGGCGACGACCTCCACCCGGCAGAGAACGTCGCCAAGATGGCCGCCGGCCACCCGCTCACCGACGAGGACAGATGGCCGTGGCTCGATCGCGTCGCGGGCTGGATCGATGACCGCATCGCCGCCGGCGAGCCCGGGATCATCACCTGCTCGGCGCTGCGGCGCGCCTACCGCGATGTCCTGCGGCGCGACGCCGTCACCTTCGTCCACTTCACGGGCGATCAGGCTCTCGTGCGCGAGCGGATGTCGCGCCGCGAAGGACACTTCATGCCGACCGCGCTGCTGGACTCGCAGTTCGCGGCGCTCGAGCCGCTGGAGCAGGACGAGCAGGCCGTCCTCGTCGACATCGACGCGACACCCGAGGAGCAGGCTGCCTACATCGCGAGCGTGCTCCGCCTCATCCCGTCGTGA
- a CDS encoding GntP family permease yields the protein MLMALSTSSPLSLLPTATPAPSAAPGQLVTAALLGIVLIVVLITWAKLHPFLSLTIGALATGMIAGMLVGAVVTSFTGGFGSTMGGVGILVALGAIYGKLLADSGGADRIVDTLVSRATPRTLPWIMGLIGAIIGLPMFFEVGLVLLVPVIILVARRSGVSLMRIAIPTLAGLSAMHGLVPPHPGPLAAIDALGANLGITLAFGVIVAIPAIIIAGPLFAPLAARWAPVPVPALFLSAEDEGDTARRRPSFAATLGSILLPVALMLLKAVADIVAPGSPELWKTVLDFLGTPVIALLIAVLVGLLVLGRGAGFDRARLNETVGSSLGPIAAILLIVGAGGGFKQVLIDTGIGAVIASFVAGSSVSVLLLAWVVAALIRVATGSATVATITAAGILQPLTESLDQPMVALLVLAVGAGSLFLSHVNDAGFWLIKEYFGLSIGQTLKSWTVLECLISVAGLLGVLVIALFV from the coding sequence ATGCTCATGGCCCTTTCCACCTCTTCCCCCCTTTCTCTCCTGCCGACGGCGACGCCCGCGCCGTCCGCCGCCCCCGGGCAGCTGGTGACCGCCGCCCTCCTCGGCATCGTCCTGATCGTGGTGCTCATCACCTGGGCGAAGCTGCATCCGTTCCTCTCGCTGACGATCGGCGCGCTCGCCACCGGCATGATCGCCGGCATGCTCGTCGGCGCGGTCGTCACGAGCTTCACCGGCGGGTTCGGGTCGACCATGGGCGGCGTCGGCATCCTGGTCGCGCTCGGGGCGATCTACGGCAAGCTGCTGGCAGACTCCGGCGGCGCCGACCGCATCGTCGACACGCTCGTCTCCCGCGCGACGCCGCGCACGCTCCCCTGGATCATGGGTCTCATCGGCGCCATCATCGGCCTGCCCATGTTCTTCGAGGTCGGACTGGTGCTGCTGGTGCCGGTCATCATCCTCGTGGCGCGTCGGTCCGGCGTCTCGCTGATGCGTATCGCGATCCCTACCCTCGCCGGTCTGTCGGCGATGCACGGGCTCGTCCCGCCGCACCCGGGGCCGCTCGCGGCCATCGACGCGCTGGGCGCGAACCTCGGGATCACGCTCGCGTTCGGGGTGATCGTCGCGATCCCCGCGATCATCATCGCCGGCCCGCTCTTCGCACCTCTCGCGGCGCGCTGGGCACCCGTCCCCGTGCCCGCGCTCTTCCTGTCCGCCGAGGACGAGGGCGACACCGCCCGTCGACGTCCCTCCTTCGCGGCCACGCTGGGCTCGATCCTCCTCCCGGTCGCCCTGATGCTCCTGAAGGCCGTCGCCGACATCGTGGCCCCCGGCTCGCCCGAGCTGTGGAAGACGGTCCTGGACTTCCTCGGCACACCGGTCATCGCGCTGCTCATCGCCGTGCTCGTCGGCCTCCTCGTGCTCGGCCGTGGGGCGGGCTTCGACCGCGCCCGCCTGAACGAGACGGTGGGCTCGTCCCTCGGCCCCATCGCCGCGATCCTGCTGATCGTCGGCGCCGGCGGCGGTTTCAAGCAGGTGCTGATCGACACCGGGATCGGCGCGGTCATCGCCTCGTTCGTAGCCGGCTCCTCCGTGTCGGTGCTGCTGCTGGCGTGGGTCGTGGCCGCGCTCATCCGGGTCGCGACGGGATCGGCCACGGTGGCCACGATCACGGCCGCGGGCATCCTGCAGCCGCTCACCGAGTCCCTCGACCAGCCGATGGTCGCGCTGCTGGTGCTCGCCGTCGGCGCCGGCTCCCTCTTCCTCTCGCACGTGAACGACGCCGGGTTCTGGCTCATCAAGGAGTACTTCGGGCTCAGCATCGGCCAGACGCTCAAGTCCTGGACCGTGCTCGAATGTCTCATCTCGGTCGCCGGGCTCCTCGGCGTCCTCGTGATCGCGTTGTTCGTCTGA
- a CDS encoding 50S ribosomal protein L25/general stress protein Ctc, whose protein sequence is MSEDNKVAAELRSQFGKGFARRLRAAGQVPAVLYGHGTDPVHLALPGHQMALLIRRANAVLELSVDGAQHLALVKDVQKDPVRQVIEHIDLLVVKKGEKLQVDVPVVVVGEPFSGTIANLDATSIALEVEATHIPENIEVDVEGLEDGTHITAADLKLPRGAALAADPETLVVAISVPAATLAAEDEIAESDAETAAEQSGEAAE, encoded by the coding sequence ATGTCGGAAGACAACAAGGTCGCGGCCGAGCTGCGTTCGCAGTTCGGCAAGGGTTTCGCGCGTCGTCTGCGTGCTGCCGGTCAGGTCCCCGCCGTGCTCTACGGACACGGCACCGACCCGGTGCACCTCGCGCTGCCGGGGCACCAGATGGCGCTGCTGATCCGTCGCGCCAACGCCGTGCTCGAGCTGTCGGTCGACGGCGCCCAGCACCTCGCGCTCGTGAAGGACGTGCAGAAGGACCCGGTGCGCCAGGTCATCGAGCACATCGACCTGCTCGTGGTCAAGAAGGGCGAGAAGCTGCAGGTCGACGTCCCCGTGGTCGTCGTCGGCGAGCCCTTCTCCGGCACGATCGCCAACCTCGACGCGACCTCCATCGCGCTGGAGGTCGAGGCGACCCACATCCCCGAGAACATCGAGGTCGACGTCGAGGGCCTGGAGGACGGCACGCACATCACGGCCGCCGACCTGAAGCTCCCGCGCGGCGCGGCGCTCGCGGCCGACCCGGAGACCCTCGTCGTGGCCATCTCCGTGCCGGCGGCGACGCTCGCCGCCGAGGACGAGATCGCCGAGTCGGACGCCGAGACCGCCGCCGAGCAGTCCGGCGAGGCTGCCGAGTAG